A genomic stretch from Methylorubrum extorquens includes:
- a CDS encoding protein of unknown function; putative exported protein (Evidence 5 : Unknown function) translates to MFAADRLILATALALLCPWTAQAASLCERAVLPFRAMVAALKTEPGAQVLRDNGSVIEIEDPKRFIIWTLYKAHGDQPDAYICRRVVQEDGQVKIWMSAECVGRTLNCDGLIGRLLLQQNRATAPLRR, encoded by the coding sequence ATGTTCGCGGCCGATCGTCTGATCCTCGCAACGGCACTCGCGCTGCTCTGTCCGTGGACGGCGCAAGCCGCGTCGCTCTGCGAGCGCGCCGTGCTGCCGTTCCGTGCCATGGTGGCGGCCCTTAAAACAGAGCCGGGTGCCCAGGTGCTGCGGGACAACGGCTCGGTCATCGAGATCGAGGACCCGAAGCGTTTTATCATCTGGACACTCTACAAGGCCCACGGCGATCAACCGGACGCCTATATCTGCCGAAGGGTCGTGCAGGAGGACGGGCAGGTGAAGATCTGGATGTCGGCCGAGTGCGTCGGACGGACCCTGAACTGCGACGGCCTGATCGGCCGCCTCCTCTTGCAGCAAAACCGCGCGACGGCCCCGCTGCGCCGGTGA